The following coding sequences lie in one Alicyclobacillus curvatus genomic window:
- a CDS encoding EAL domain-containing protein — MVGELADMLDRLDIVYQPIVNHAENSIFAYEALSRPQYQGRLIPPGLWFRTAYESNLSVQADLLAISSSIKHFRRTLQGTTTPAALFVNVMPSSVVEKSFREGIEFLFEAGHCRPQELVFEIIEYVSYDPSLIAKIFEPLRGVGVRIAVDDVGVGSTNLLALVELEPDFIKVDRSLIQGVSTSSAKQRLLRYLTQMMESENSVIAEGVEHRDDLFAIRESGVSLSQGYYWAPPVTVDDLPLRTVEIETKREALIKLVDEKGGILTDDDVVRKSQELDLLITQHSRFQQRL, encoded by the coding sequence TCCATTTTTGCCTACGAAGCCTTAAGTCGCCCTCAATATCAAGGAAGACTGATTCCCCCCGGGCTGTGGTTTCGCACGGCCTATGAAAGCAACCTATCCGTCCAAGCTGATCTTCTCGCCATATCTTCCAGCATAAAACACTTCCGACGGACCCTGCAAGGTACGACGACCCCTGCCGCACTTTTTGTAAATGTGATGCCAAGTAGTGTTGTGGAGAAGTCATTTCGTGAAGGAATTGAATTCCTATTTGAGGCAGGGCATTGTCGACCCCAGGAACTCGTTTTTGAAATCATAGAATACGTTTCCTACGATCCGTCCTTGATCGCAAAAATCTTTGAACCCCTGCGGGGGGTGGGTGTCCGTATTGCCGTGGACGATGTGGGTGTCGGGAGCACAAATCTTCTAGCGCTCGTAGAACTGGAGCCTGATTTTATCAAGGTAGACCGCTCCTTGATACAGGGGGTTTCCACATCGTCCGCAAAGCAGCGGCTGTTAAGGTATTTAACGCAAATGATGGAATCTGAAAACTCCGTGATTGCGGAAGGTGTTGAACATCGTGATGATCTATTCGCGATTCGTGAATCTGGTGTCAGTTTGAGTCAAGGGTACTATTGGGCTCCCCCTGTAACGGTGGACGACCTCCCGTTACGGACAGTGGAGATTGAGACAAAGAGAGAAGCGCTCATCAAGCTGGTGGATGAAAAGGGCGGTATCTTGACGGACGATGATGTAGTGAGGAAGAGTCAAGAACTCGATCTCTTAATCACACAACACTCTCGTTTCCAACAACGATTGTAA
- a CDS encoding DUF342 domain-containing protein — translation MQVFKKIKQWLFESRVLISQKLETQPELPMDSEIEVQPVKHGTVSVMENQISITEPDDEGAFATLTIPKDGRLVVVLDGQPAVGRVIVHGKQDIQVVLSHIPSSQKFSSRVSKNAMEVIGRVEVTLGEEYRLKDLHHVRHAVLELEVKPVYPAPLEVDEITAQLTSAGYQGDFDIKELKQLCHANQTSEAIVLRGVPMIPGKPASYRPVKLPKVYDPIHRRMRITTISMGTTVAVLEPEIPGVPGRNVLGQEVPCRKHRSLPELGPGVVEVNGRIVAIRNGRFLYTRSRIDVIPELVISHDLSSKDGKIEFDGNVVVLGSVLDGSFIQAAGSVEVHGGVLRSTVMGERGVFVADAIVGSRVVAGQSKFLYMKLYFDMKQCADEFGHFHLEYRELIEHAKKQLNNDERLPLLADVLLVHRHRKLERTLIHFSEDENQLQELDDRYRQIVLELRSKWNGIGRTNISEKDVARLHQLLADYVSFVESTMSLEPAEVKAATVTSSSVRSSGKMAITGAGVYASSLEARDSILVKGTVRGGFLVAENTVRIHELGTPSGTETSVKVLNTSGRIGIRIRHPNTLLQVGTNRDRNLVEEYNAVVKGERHANSNTSRRRLA, via the coding sequence ATGCAAGTGTTCAAAAAAATTAAACAGTGGCTTTTCGAGTCTCGAGTGTTGATATCGCAAAAACTAGAAACACAACCAGAGTTACCGATGGACTCTGAGATAGAGGTTCAGCCTGTGAAACATGGAACCGTGTCTGTCATGGAGAATCAGATATCGATCACGGAGCCGGATGACGAGGGGGCGTTTGCCACACTAACGATCCCAAAAGATGGACGGTTGGTCGTCGTTTTAGATGGGCAACCCGCGGTTGGGCGGGTGATTGTTCATGGGAAGCAGGACATCCAAGTTGTACTTAGCCACATTCCGTCCTCGCAAAAGTTTTCATCAAGAGTCTCCAAGAATGCCATGGAGGTCATCGGGCGGGTCGAGGTCACACTGGGGGAGGAGTATCGATTAAAGGACCTGCATCACGTCCGCCATGCTGTACTTGAACTCGAAGTGAAGCCGGTATATCCCGCACCTCTTGAAGTCGATGAAATCACGGCACAACTGACGTCCGCAGGTTACCAGGGAGACTTCGATATCAAGGAACTGAAACAACTGTGTCATGCGAATCAGACGAGTGAGGCCATTGTTTTACGAGGCGTCCCCATGATTCCGGGTAAACCGGCAAGCTACAGACCAGTCAAGCTTCCAAAGGTTTATGATCCGATTCACCGCCGCATGAGGATAACGACCATTTCCATGGGGACGACGGTGGCGGTGCTCGAACCGGAAATACCGGGAGTTCCGGGAAGAAACGTCCTCGGCCAAGAAGTTCCTTGTCGAAAGCATCGGTCTTTGCCAGAACTGGGCCCAGGGGTGGTGGAAGTCAACGGGCGGATTGTTGCCATCCGCAACGGGCGATTTCTTTATACGAGGAGTCGGATAGATGTCATCCCGGAACTCGTTATTTCTCATGACTTGTCGAGTAAGGACGGAAAAATCGAATTTGATGGGAATGTCGTCGTTTTGGGTTCGGTCCTGGACGGAAGTTTCATTCAAGCCGCGGGAAGTGTAGAGGTTCACGGTGGGGTCCTTCGTTCAACCGTGATGGGGGAACGTGGTGTATTCGTTGCCGATGCCATCGTCGGTTCCCGGGTGGTTGCAGGTCAATCCAAGTTTCTTTACATGAAGCTCTACTTCGACATGAAACAATGTGCCGATGAATTTGGCCATTTCCATTTGGAATACAGAGAACTGATTGAACATGCCAAAAAGCAGTTAAACAATGATGAGCGTCTGCCGTTGCTGGCGGATGTACTCTTGGTCCACCGGCATCGCAAGCTTGAGCGCACACTTATACATTTCTCGGAAGATGAAAATCAACTACAAGAACTCGATGACCGGTATCGACAGATTGTGCTTGAGTTGCGCTCGAAGTGGAATGGGATTGGACGTACGAATATTTCTGAAAAAGATGTGGCGCGCTTACATCAATTACTCGCGGATTATGTATCCTTTGTGGAATCTACGATGTCGCTTGAACCCGCTGAAGTGAAAGCCGCAACGGTGACCTCCAGTTCCGTACGATCCTCCGGAAAAATGGCGATTACAGGAGCAGGGGTCTACGCCAGCTCACTCGAAGCCAGGGACTCCATTTTGGTTAAGGGAACCGTACGAGGCGGTTTCTTGGTCGCGGAGAACACGGTACGGATTCACGAACTTGGGACTCCTTCCGGGACAGAAACCAGTGTCAAGGTCTTAAATACATCCGGACGAATAGGAATTCGTATCCGGCATCCGAATACACTGCTGCAAGTAGGGACCAACCGAGACCGAAATTTGGTTGAGGAATATAATGCTGTAGTCAAGGGGGAACGACATGCGAATTCGAACACTTCTCGTCGACGACTCGCCTGA
- a CDS encoding response regulator transcription factor gives MRIRTLLVDDSPETLEALALLYGSNPEIEVVGTVQTTSEALTFLESTSIDLVSVDIHLGADNGFHLCSEIHQSYPDVFVAMCSLEDDDSYRLVAQQTGAQYYMGKPITLGDIWNLVNHLRRRQGVDLEHSDSRKDDVRDLDWVVRFLGTR, from the coding sequence ATGCGAATTCGAACACTTCTCGTCGACGACTCGCCTGAGACGCTTGAGGCTTTGGCACTTTTGTACGGGTCGAATCCCGAGATCGAGGTGGTTGGGACGGTACAAACCACTTCTGAGGCGCTCACTTTTTTAGAGTCGACTTCCATTGATCTCGTATCCGTTGATATTCATCTAGGGGCAGACAATGGGTTTCATTTGTGTTCTGAGATTCATCAGTCTTACCCGGACGTGTTCGTAGCGATGTGTTCGCTGGAAGACGATGACTCCTATCGGCTCGTGGCGCAGCAAACGGGCGCACAATACTACATGGGAAAACCGATAACACTCGGGGATATTTGGAATCTGGTGAATCATCTTCGGAGACGTCAAGGTGTGGATTTGGAGCACTCGGATTCGCGTAAGGATGATGTAAGAGATCTCGACTGGGTCGTTCGTTTTCTTGGGACTCGATGA